A region from the Salidesulfovibrio onnuriiensis genome encodes:
- a CDS encoding DVU_1553 family AMP-dependent CoA ligase — translation MGLPPLDRWLMRRMGLREKSGAPSPKQVRAWQLEKLRETVAHAKAHSPFYARLYSEVSPGDIRTMEDFARLPAITPKDLRDAPEQLLCVSQDDIARVVTLQSSGTTGKPKRVFHTGDDLEATVDYFDWGMRSMVEPGQTALVLMPGDRPGGVGRLLMEALGRNRAQAVAYGVLEDASQAVDTLLETNARCIVGPAAHVNMLARHWEKRGLPEDRIRSVLLCWDAIPNAVVRNAKQAFGCRVFRHWGMIETGLGGAVECAPGSGLHLRETDVHVEIVDPKTGEVLPDGRFGEIVVSTALRRGMPLLRYRTGDRGRILPGACACGSPLRRLDPHIKRLEQHSPVTLLELGEALYSLPEVHDFHATLKGAALTVRICGQGSRLEEKARAAINNILAVRHATDTNSLRIEITAEESHAPAISGLGKRTMG, via the coding sequence ATGGGCCTGCCGCCCCTTGACCGCTGGCTGATGCGTCGCATGGGGCTCCGGGAGAAATCCGGCGCGCCCTCGCCAAAACAGGTGCGCGCATGGCAGCTGGAAAAGCTGCGCGAAACCGTGGCTCACGCCAAGGCGCACAGTCCCTTTTACGCCCGCCTCTATAGTGAGGTTTCGCCGGGGGACATCCGCACGATGGAGGACTTCGCCCGCCTCCCGGCCATCACCCCAAAGGACCTGCGCGATGCGCCCGAGCAGCTTCTCTGCGTCTCCCAGGACGACATCGCCCGGGTGGTCACCCTGCAAAGCTCGGGCACCACGGGAAAACCCAAGCGGGTCTTCCACACCGGAGACGACCTGGAAGCCACGGTGGACTATTTCGACTGGGGCATGCGGTCCATGGTGGAGCCGGGACAAACCGCCCTGGTGCTCATGCCCGGGGACCGGCCGGGCGGCGTGGGCCGCCTGCTCATGGAGGCCCTGGGACGCAACCGCGCCCAGGCCGTGGCCTACGGCGTGCTGGAAGACGCAAGCCAGGCCGTGGACACACTTCTGGAGACAAACGCCCGGTGCATTGTCGGCCCTGCGGCCCACGTGAACATGCTGGCCCGCCACTGGGAAAAACGGGGGCTCCCCGAGGACCGCATCCGTTCGGTGCTGCTCTGCTGGGACGCCATACCCAACGCGGTGGTCCGCAATGCGAAGCAGGCCTTCGGCTGCAGGGTCTTCCGGCACTGGGGCATGATCGAAACCGGCCTAGGCGGCGCCGTTGAATGCGCGCCCGGCTCGGGACTACACCTGCGGGAAACCGACGTCCATGTGGAGATAGTGGATCCGAAGACCGGAGAGGTGCTGCCCGACGGCCGCTTCGGGGAGATTGTGGTTTCCACGGCCCTGCGGCGCGGCATGCCCCTGCTGCGCTACCGCACCGGGGATAGGGGCCGCATCCTGCCCGGCGCGTGCGCCTGCGGCAGCCCCCTGCGGCGGCTCGACCCGCACATCAAACGGCTGGAGCAGCACTCCCCGGTCACGCTCCTCGAGCTCGGCGAGGCCCTCTATTCCCTGCCGGAAGTCCACGATTTCCATGCGACGCTGAAAGGAGCGGCGCTGACGGTCCGCATCTGCGGCCAAGGCTCCCGCCTGGAGGAAAAGGCCCGCGCCGCGATCAATAACATCCTGGCCGTCCGCCACGCAACGGATACGAATTCATTGCGCATTGAAATCACCGCTGAGGAAAGCCACGCCCCGGCCATATCCGGATTGGGAAAAAGGACAATGGGTTAG